The Rhododendron vialii isolate Sample 1 chromosome 5a, ASM3025357v1 genome contains a region encoding:
- the LOC131327623 gene encoding uncharacterized protein LOC131327623 yields MPPRPENRLGRIGNSRMGVGQNQLARDIVAALAAANLLQPPPRDNADSRAIVAMKEFSRRNPPQFDGESSDPLVADHWLSQIRKIFNALKITEDDLRVSIVACQLTGEANEWWESVLGVRRDARRAAGVANQEIEPVQESLTWAEFETLFENQYFPESYREQLRNQFERLDQGDMTVSEYATRFQTLSRFAPELVATDGRKCRRFEKGLCPSIKKFVVGQRIQRFSDIIECARSIEYTEEIPEEPKVWESRKQTVGKSVSIETSGSQGRKRQREQFLSTSGQHNLEPPTLSKTSGVSSRSTIVCYRCRQSGHRAVDCPQEKEYHGQRPPRVCYRCRHPGHLAVDCPQSTSRGSVQRPTGSGHASHTALQGNCAGYYVSPYYIGYCVNPLYWALCEPVVVLDTV; encoded by the exons ATGCCTCCGAGACCTGAGAATAGACTAGGTAGGATTGGGAATTCAAGAATGGGGGTCGGACAAAATCAGCTTGCTAGGGATATTGTAGCGGCACTTGCGGCAGCTAATCTTTTGCAACCACCTCCTAGGGATAACGCGGACAGTCGGGCCATAGTAGCCATGAAAGAGTTTAGCCGTAGAAATCCACCTCAGTTTGATGGGGAGAGTAGCGACCCCcttgtggccgaccattggcttTCACAAATTCGTAAGATCTTCAATGCCCTCAAGATTACAGAGGATGACCTACGGGTGAGCATAGTAGCTTGCCAACTTACCGGTGAGGCAAACGAGTGGTGGGAATCTGTTTTAGGAGTAAGGAGAGACGCTAGGAGGGCAGCTGGGGTTGCAAATCAGGAAATTGAGCCGGTTCAGGAAAGTTTGACTTGGGCTGAATTTGAGACACTTTTTGAAAACCAATATTTTCCAGAGTCGTATCGCGAACAGCTTAGAAACCAATTCGAAAGGTTAGATCAAGGTGACATGACCGTTTCAGAATATGCCACTAGGTTCCAAACCTTGTCTCGTTTTGCGCCAGAGTTAGTTGCAACCGATGGTAGGAAATGTAGGCGTTTTGAGAAAGGGTTATGTCCGTCTATCAAGAAGTTTGTGGTAGGTCAACGAATTCAAAGGTTTTCTGACATTATCGAGTGTGCTAGAAGTATTGAGTATACGGAGGAAATACCAGAGGAGCCGAAAGTGTGGGAGTCAAGAAAACAAACCGTTGGTAAGAGTGTATCTATAGAAACGTCTGGAAGccaagggaggaagagacaaagaGAACAGTTTCTGTCCACCTCAGGACAGCATAATTTAGAACCACCTACTCTTTCTAAAACGTCAGGAGTATCGTCTCGGTCAACGATTGTGTGTTATCGGTGCCGCCAGTCGGGCCATCGTGCAGTAGACTGTCCTCAGGAAAAGGAATATCATGGTCAGAGACCACCTCGGGTTTGCTATCGGTGTCGTCATCCGGGGCACTTAGCGGTAGATTGTCCACAATCGACAAGTAGAGGGAGCGTACAAAGACCCACGGGGTCGGGTCATGCGTCTCATACCGCGTTGCAAGGTAAC TGTGCTGGgtactatgtgagcccgtactatattgggtactgtgtgaacccATTGTattgggcactatgtgagcccgtgGTTGTATTGGATACTGTGTGA